The sequence tttcactgacatggtaccacattgcatataggcttgagtcttagcataactgtctcatgcgcttgctaattgtttattatgaaattgatgtgttattatgttttgATCAGAACATGTGAtttttgtgtaatgtgattgatgattgaaaagtgtgattgatggatgaaaagagaactttgaatgacaaagtggtggaattacgtgaattacgtgtaagtaaattttatttggttttatatgatatgtatatctagttgtcttgtttctctattagttaggaatgtgataactcactccccgtgtgttgtttgtatttggatcctgtgatgatcttgaactttgtgttcgggggagcagacgactaggtgaattgatttaaggaaccttgtgctgaaggacgtccaGACACAACGCTAtgataggatgtggcattggggtatagggttttatattaattgtatgaagtcttagaCGGTCTTGCTTAAACCGAGacaactttattatttatttggacaagtttgaatatgatgtagaagaaagtgaatgtgagccttttatccctttgaaagacttgtatttacaaatgtaaaaaaaatattattaattaatatttggatttttattcctttgtcagtatatatgtgaggggtagagggtgtcacactgcCCAATGACCACTCGCGAGTGTTGGGCTTCCTTATTCCGTATGGTTCTCACCTTGCtcgttattttcattttccacGGAAAACGAGGCATTTTCTTCACTGAGGGTTCCGATTCAACAAACCGGTTCACTTCCTCTAAACGAACCGGGTATAAAAGTGATAGCTCCGGGAGTGAATCATCATTTTCCCTCTTGGTGATTACTTCAATTCACTACTTTCATATATGAACAACTGTTCTTGCATCTTGGGTCTTTCATTGGCCTGATTTGCCTCTGCATGAGTAGGATATCCCTGATGGTGACTGGTTTTGtccatgttgttgttgttgcaggATTTGTAGACAAACACTACTGCAATAAAGCGTTTTAATGACACACTACCTACCACGGTTGAGAAGAAAacgttgttgaaaaatataCAGTGACATTATagtaattttgacaaaatataaaaatacggTGCATTTAACAGACCGCCTTTAATAGTAACTCTAAGAAGTACTAGGACGGGTCCCGCGTTGCCCATAGTAGTTGTATTTGTAATACAAAGACGTCTTTTTATTTTGACCGTCTTTGAATAAGTTATTGTCTTCCCTTTAAGATCCAACTCCTCAGCTAGattatttctctctctaaaatcacaaattacaaaatCCCTTCCATTCTCTCTCTACCGCGCCTCCTGTCCTCCCCATCTCCAACCCCTAAACCACCGCGAGAACCTCATGTGTAGGTGGCGGCGCCATCGAGACTCCGACGAACAATGCCGATGCCATCGAGACTCCGACGAACAATGCCACCGCGAGAACATTCTCTCTCTACCGCGCCTCCTGTCCTCCCGTGATCATCACCCTCCACGGTTCTCCCTTGGACCCTCTTTAGGGCCCCAACAATGCCGCCGCCAAGCGACGCACCACCTCTGCGAAGCGCGTGTTCTTCGTGTCCGCCACGGTGGCGCCAAAGGTGTCCCCGCGCAGCGGCAGAAGGACCCAAAGAAGCGCGTGATTATCACGGGATGGGGCTCGCATTAGTGTTCGGGAACGACATGGAGGGCTACTATGAGAAGCTTCTCGGCGGCGAGAGCGGCATCACCGCTCCTGCGGTAGGTGCGGGCCACCAAGGTCTCAGATCTATTCTCTCTTCCCACATTTCCTTCTTATTTTGTTAGTTTACATTTCCGTGAGACAATCCTTTTTGAGGCACCGTGAGAGCGTGGGTTTGGTTGACTAACTTTCGTAATTGCTTGATTCATTGTAAACCTTGTTTTATTTCTTCAGTTTTGAGGCCATTGACTAATGACTACCTTCAGTAGCATAACTTGTTCCTCCTTCATCAAATgttaaaacctttttttatttcttctgttttgtcATATTCTTATATTCTTTCTATGGGACAAGATATTAGCATAGGGATAGTACAATACTTGAATCAATGTATAGTTAGTGTATATGGTTTTGTTTTCCTCTATTATGTATTATTCGCAAAACTTTTAGATTCATCTTTATTGGgaggaaatatatatatgtatacacATAGTGACAATTTTGTCTTCTCATGTTCAACTTCTAGTTTTGTCTGTACAATCAAGTTTTACATAAACATAGTCTTCATTAATATATTACCTTTTGTGCCTTTCGAACTTGTATGGTTTCACAATATGATATGTGGTATGAAATTTACCATTCACCAATTTGAACGAAACTATTTTGTTGCAATTTTATGAGACAATGATCTTTCCTCCATGACTGGTTACCCAAAACTTGATTTTGTCAAGTTTGAATTCGTAACTTTCGTGCagtagtttttttctttaagcatggctctttaacaattaatatttttataagttcatttaacttttaatttggaAAATAAGTGTATATGTTTCAGTCAtgatatctaaaaaataaattatttttgttgtaaCTAACACGTGTTCAATTATTTATGGCATAACTTTTGCAATTTATTGTTGTGTTTAATTCTGTTCTTCATTTTCTAAGCAAGCAAAAACAAATATAGTTTCTTTTTAATCTGTGTTTCTTTTGCTTCATAGTGATTTAAACTCTTTTAATTATGAAATCTTTCTTACATAATTCCTATTAGGAAATCATGATTATCCCAATTGGAGCAAGCAAATTTGAGGAAGCATTGCGAATGGGCACCGAGACCTATCATCACTTAAAGGTAGTTTTGTTTTATGGGGTCAATTACATGGAACCATTGCACCACAAATTTCTGTAAAATTCTTCACCATTAAATGAATAACATAAAAAGGGTAAAAattagaaaggaaagaaaaacaaaaaatgtgatGAAAAGAATTTCATTTGTAATCTTACTTGCAGTTTCTTTTAGTCAACATTTTGAACTGCTGCATAGCCTGCATGTTATAATTACCATGTTTTCTTCTACATGGTAAATGCAtgttatgaattatgattacatctgttttttaagattaataaaACCAACTAGTGTCCTATGCgcatgaatatttttaaattcaggTGAAATATAAAACTAGAATCTAAGATGTAtagattaaaatagaaaaaaattaaagttataagCATGATATGAAGAATTAATTCCAAAGAATATGGGttgtaaatgaaaaagaagagagagtaTATTAATAGGTTAAGTTAACTTTCAAGAGaatataatatcaaatttaatataaaagggTGGTTGTGATAATTTTCTACTGCTAAGTTAACTTCCAGAGAGTTGATtggtttcttctttttctaatgCTAAGTTTCTAATAGCCCCTAACACCTTTTTATGTGATGCACCCTGCCTCATCTCATGGTGTTAAAAAATCCCCTACTAGTTTTCTAAAAGTTGGAGGTGAATTCgtcaaaaattacaaaattaagggTAACAATTACAACTAGAATGAAGCAAACATGGAAGAGGAACGAAAATTTTGATGTAGTATTTGAACAACATTGTCGTTATGGTTgtgaaataagaaattattaaaaattattaactatagaaaaaaattgttaacaaGCATTTCACACTTCTTTGTATCTCACTAATTACAATATTCACTAATGAATCATACAAACTATTGCCACTGGTATGGAGTCCTTTGCAACAACCTTAATTCCCATGTTCTTCAGCTTCACCTCAACACTTCATTTTCTGCTTTCTATCATGACTATGATAGCTACTATGAATTCGATGAGGAAGCTTATAGGAGATGGAGCTTTGGTGGAGCAATAAGTCCTTGTTTGGCTGATTTAAAGCATTTGAATTACTTGGACTTGAGCGGCAATGATTTTGAAGGTATGTTAATTCCTTCTTTCCTTAGGACAATGACTTCCTTAACTCACCTCAACCTCTCTTATGCTGGATTCATGGGGAAGATTCCATCTCAGATAATTACTTGCACACCCATACGCTTAAGAAACATAATAACCCGCCAACCATATCATattaatcaatcaaataattataataatgtaaCATTATCGACATTATTATTCATTATCAACACTACCTTATGTAGAGAACCTTGAATTATTTCtgcttcaattatttctttcatcttgCTTGAAGCACTTTTTATCTAGAGAACCTTGAATTGGTTTGTGGGTAGCATTTGATGGTTGAGTTGTGAGTTGGGTAACTCCTATTCTTGTTTCAATTCATGAAAATGAGAGTAGGACCTGCACTAACTTCCTACTCATTGAATATAGCAGAATACAAAACTAATTAACATAATGCCACTAGCTATCAAGTGCTATAATTGTAGGTTTGCTGTGTTTTGAAAAGGCTTTGTAAGTAAATCAAGGTTATATAATATAACTTGGTTTGGGTGTCATTGATAACAGAGCTTTTATATCTTAAAAGTCAACATTCTTCAACTCTATTTTTCCACTCATCTTTTCCAATTTTATGTCATTAGTGTTATCTCCAGCCTAACCAAAGAAACATGTTGATTCATCGGTTAAAGTTTGTATCATATAATATCAATGATATGCAAGCAAAGTTTTATTTATGACTTCTAATGTGCGGATAAGATTACACATTTGAATGTCATCGTTAGTGTTGTACGGCTTCTTTTGTTGGCTGAGAAGAAAGAGATTTTCCTCTTACATGTGATGTTGTACGGCAGCTCGTTGTGCTAATTAAATTTCACTCTTATCTGTATTTGGTTGGTCTTGGATTGTTtagtcaaaaatattttttttttcattggtcATAAATAATATGCAACAATATATGTTTATTTgagttttttcatttaattttgggGCAATAAGCAAACTTTTGTAACATACTTCTTGCCAATGGGAAtcattcttaattatatatatatatatatatatatatatatatatatatatatatatatatatatatatatatatatatatgtaattatcTGCAATTGGAAAGAATTTATTTTGTACTGTTGCTTCACCTAGCTGTTTTAGTTTGACgtatatattctaattttattacttGGATTTTGCAGGAGAAGTTTGCTACATGAACACCAGCCCTTTTATTTAATCTTCAAATAGGCACACTATGGTATATGTtgtactcttattttttttggcaCATTGAGTTTTCATGCATGCCTAATTGGTTGACTATCTGACATATTTATGGttgacaaaataattattgaaattacaGTGTTGATTTAGGCCTTCAGGGATTCCTACCCAAGGATTTGCACTATAGCTTTATTTCTCAATTCAGACTAGTGTTCTACATCCGAATAAGAGAGTATTCAAAGGTACGACTTCTTTATTGAATGTTCTCCAGATATTGATCATTTTATACAATAATAGACATTGAATTAATTCTAGAATTCAAGAATAGCAGAGGTACAAAAATCAAAGGCAACACAAGGTGTTTCACAGATCCtgctattttctttcctttttttactcTCTCTAATTCTGTTCTTTTGGCGATATGGGTTAACTTGCTATTTTGGTTTCTTTTTATTCCCTTAGTTTGAAGTAAGGATGGCCTCCTATGAAAGATACTTCTAGGAAACGAAAATCATGATTTGAAGTAAGGATGACCTCCTATGAAAGATTCCCTTAGTTTTCGTGTTTATGCTCCctagtttggtttggttttaatCTTGTCCATGTCTCGAGCCTGAAACCATTGACTTGGTATTGCAATAAGCAAATCCATTAAGCCAGGTTGAGGACCGAGATTTATGCTCCCTAATGTTCTCTAGCTTTTGTTCTTTGGTGTTGAAGAAGTTAGTATTAAGGGTTTACGTTGTCATCATCAGCCCACGCTCCCATGTCCTACTAGATAATGCTCTTCCTCAACACTCTCATTCgagatcttatttatttttgctcGTTGGGAACAATAAAGGAATCAAACACGGCCCTATCCCTAAGTTGGGTGTATCGGCTTGTGTTATAAAGACACTTAGATAGTGAAAgctagggagaaaaaaaaaggtaatcaAGAGAGTGAGATTAATGTATGTTAAGGGCATAAAAGAATCACGTAGACTAAAACAAAACATAGTATGAAATATCCAAGTAGAGCCATACTTTTTTTAACACAtgtgacaaattaaaaattgcAAGGAATTCTAGCTAAATTGATGTGTGTATATGTCTCTTTGATGGTTTTGGTTGTCTAGTTAATGTATCTGACTAATGGTTCTGGTTGTTGTGTTACCCATGGTAGTTTTGATCATTTGCTCCACCTTGAATTGAATTTATTGTGAACTGCTGATTGTATTTTACACTTGTAGTTTGAtctcctttttttaatttaactttggATTATGTATGCAAAGCAAAGCAAGCTCGTtacatgtttttaatttatttttatagctTTTTTAGATGAAAGTTAGATAGTTTGTGGTTAACAAAATATCATGGGAAATTTGATGACCAATGGAGTGGTACGGCAATATTAGATGATGTCGTGATTCTTTTATATAGAAAAGAGTGGTACaaccaatgaattttaattgcaggttattaaatatttaacatcgTTTCTTAATTGAGCACCGAAGTGGAAATCGCTATTTTACATCGTTTCTTATGATAACACCGATGTAGAAGGTCTAACTTCTACATCGTTTCTTGACTGAGCACTGATGTGGAAAAGCGCTATTTTACATCGTTTTCTTTGATAACACCGATGTAGAAGGTCTAACTTCTACATCATTTCTTAACTGAGCACCAATGTGGAAAAGCGCTATTTTACATCGCTTCTATGATAACACCGATGTAGAAGGTCTAACTTCTACATCGTTTCTTAAGTAAGCACCGATGTGAAAAAATGTTGTCTTTCTACAACGGTGGTTGGAGGACCGATGTTGAAACTTTTAACTTTCAACAACATCATATTCAACATCGATTGACCACTGATGTAAAATGTGTTTTTCCACCGATGTTGAAACTGccttttctagtagtgaaacCAAAATAGAAGGGACTAAGGATGGTGATTTACTTGTTTGCATTCAATGTGAACATAAATGTAAGCTTATTTGCATATTTGCTTCAATATTTCATCCATTCTTTTTGTGAGTTTGTTTTTGCAGATGACTGCACATGTTGATCAATATTGTAatgtttatgatattttttgtcAACCCTATGTAGATCATGTTGGATGCTTGAAATATAGAGAAAAATCTGAGTCACGAAGATATATGAAAAATTGGTTGTGTGGAAAAGAGTGTGAACGGGTATATCAAATCcacctcttttttttcttctataattaGGAGAATTTTAATCATAGTTTGCATGTAGAATTAATAAATCTGCTTGATCTCCTTtcaaactttcttttctttccttttatcttcTTCTATTTATTGTGATTTTGCATTCCATGAAAGCATTACTTTACCcttttttaatgaaaacaaaagtaATCACTATCAATTACTGCTCCATATGTAATTCTAGTTAACTATTCAACACAAGATCTTATAGAATTCATGTTTTCTAGTCCAAGAGTTAGTTCTTTATTCAGGTCATATGTGCTTTTATTTATGGTTTTCATTTAATTGAAACAATGGaagattttggttatggatatGTGTTAAGACATCACAAGAAGTACACATTTAAAGGCTTTGTTTCTTCATTATATACTGCTAGAAACATTTACCTGTGTGTATTTTTTGTAGATATATGAAGGACTCCAAAGTCTATTAGGAAAGCCACTTATAGTGGGTGCGAACAATCTAACATGGACATCGGTGAAGTTTATCAACTCTGAAAGTTGTGATGTTGGTAGTACTAAGAATGACTTATTGGCAGAGAAATACTGCAAACTCAGTGTTGCACTTTTGGTGATTTCACAATTTACAGTTAATTgacaagatatatattttttttttaatttttacctaTCCATTACACCATGTATGCACATTTgccaatttcttttataaaaggaATTCCTACTACATTGTTTTATGAAGGAATTCAAGTTAAGCTATCATCAATTTGGATCTAATTTCTTATCCTATAAGGTTTCATATAATTAGCTTCTCATAATGCAATGTCCATTTTGGACAATCAAGTAACTGCTCAAACACCCTGCTACATTAGGATATTCCTGTCATATTCTCCTCGATCTTgccatttatttttctctccatTAGGATATTCCTgtcaagtattttttaattcattcttaatgtattagcaatttaacatgagattttataaaacatAACTAAAAGCTATTAGCATGATCTTGTGTTATGTAAATCATACACTTACTTACTCTCAATTAACTTCTTTTCTACGTAGTAGAATCTGTTTGTATTGAATTTAGCAAGAGCGGTTATAACTTCGAATAATTACAATgtcaaattttacttaaaaagtCTCAGTGTTCCTGTTATTTTCTTAAGTATAGGATCATTTTTTCAGttgatcttttctttttatcaaaggCTCACACAACTCGGAGTGGAGAGGCTAGTCTTGCTTGCTGTTTCTGGTGTGCTAGAAACATGGACCAATTCTTTTGGTTTTGCAAAGATGACAAATTTTGAGAGGTCACAGTTCTTGGACTCACCTAGTCTGGTTTTATCTCAGTGGTTACACTCACCTTAGTTACACCAAATAGtaatacaatataattataGGAGGTGCTGATGTAATTTAAGCCGCTATTTGTAGCTCTTATGCCTAATATATCTCTTAGATTCAGTACCTGTTATTTGATCCTTAGCCTACTATGCTATTCTTATTTTTGACTTTTTTGTACTTTCCTTAAGTAGAGGAGATGATAAGGGGGCTCATTCAGGTATCTTGGGAGCGTGTGAcaattggtatttttttattgtttgcacCATTGCCCAAAACTTGAAGCTACAGTGGCTAGGCAAATACAGGCACAATTTCAAACCTCTGGCAAGCAAGCTCTTCGGGTTAGCAGCTTATTTTGAACTAATATTGTGctcatttttatcttatattgtGACAACCATGTATGTGAGCCTGTGAGTTAGTTACTACTTTGGTATTGGTCTATCGattttgccttttttatttaatttttttatcaaggtTAGATGAACCAACTAATAGCGAAGagactaaataattatttggtgatttataattttgggaatcatttttttattttttttaattctaggaACCAATTAATACCTCTTTCTTTGATCTGTTTACTGTAGTTCCAGTCATAGTAACAACCTACACATTTCATTTTAATGGTACCTAACTACTTACCTTCCATTTTGTTGCAATATTACACCTCTTTTGAACTTTAAAGAACCTATAGATTTTATATTGCtgat comes from Glycine soja cultivar W05 chromosome 20, ASM419377v2, whole genome shotgun sequence and encodes:
- the LOC114401813 gene encoding increased DNA methylation 1-like gives rise to the protein MCFSTDVETAFSSSETKIEGTKDGDLLVCIQCEHKYHVGCLKYREKSESRRYMKNWLCGKECERIYEGLQSLLGKPLIVGANNLTWTSVKFINSESCDVGSTKNDLLAEKYCKLSVALLVISQFTAHTTRSGEASLACCFWCARNMDQFFWFCKDDKF